The Hymenobacter chitinivorans DSM 11115 genome segment ACCCCGTCGAGCAGCACCAGCGGCGACTCTTCCAGCAGCACGCCCCGCTGCCGGTCCGTGACGATGAAGTGGAAACCATCCTTGCGCAGGCGCACCGTCACGCCGGGCACATACTCGCGCAAGACTTCCTCCATGACCTTAAAGCGGGTGAAGTCGTCGAGGCGGTATTGCTCGTCGGCTTTGCCGTAAAAGGCCGTGCTATCGGTGGCCCTGGTGGCGTAAAGGCTATTAAACTTGCGGAAGTACGTGGCCTGAATCTGGGCCTGCTGGTGGCGCTGGGCAAACTCTGCCCGCCGCTGCACCGGGGCGGCAAAGGGCCGCCGGGGCAGGGCCGCAAACCGCGCAGAGTAGGGGTCCAGCAGCTCGAAGTGGTAGGTGCTATCCTGCTGGGTATTGGTTTGCAGCACCACGTCGTGCAGGCCCGTCAAACTGGGTACTTCGAACACCACGCCTCCGTCGGGGCCGCTGCGGGCAGCCTGCAGCTGCACGATGCGGCTGGGGGAAGCCAAGTAGGCCAGAATGCCGGGCGCGGGCTGGTTGCTGCCGTTGCGCAGAATCCGGCCCCGCACCAGCTGGCCGTTGAGCTCGGGTGCAAACTCCAGCACCGGCGGGTGGCCCGTCTGCACCTCGTCCCAGCGGAAGCGGCTCCAGCCCTGGGTCAGCATCAGGTTGTCGGCGGCCAGCGCCACTTCCGGGCCGGGCGCAAAGTAATAGTCCGGGTTTTCGATGACGCCCTTCAGGTCGGCGGCCAGCCACAAGTAGCCGTTGATGCCGGCCGGAGTAGCCGCCGTGAGCGAGTCGAGGCGGTACACGGCCATCGACAGGCTGGCGGGCATGGGCCGGGAGCCGGCTGCCGTAGCCACCTGCAAACTCACCTTTTCGCGGGTTCCGTACCGGGGCTTATCGGCGCTGGCCTGGATGGTCAGGGCTTCGGGCGCCTGGAAGTAAAGTCGCTCGGCCACGGGCTGGCTCTGGGCGTTGAAGACGGTAAAGTGCGTAATACCGGCCGGCAGGGTGCCGCGGCTGAGGCGGAAAACGGCCTGCCCCCCGGTGAGTGGCGCCCCGGCCGAAAAAGCCAGCTGCTGCCGGGCGTGGGCCAGCAGGTAGACCGGGCCGTTGCCGGCCCCACCCCGGGCCTGCACTACCACGCTCAGCTGGTCGGGGCTGCTGGCGTCGAGGCGGAGCACGTAGCCCTGCTCCTGCACGGCGGGCAGGCGGCGGGTCAGCACCCGTTTGTTGGGCAGCACCACGGTGGCGGTGTAGGCATTGCCGGCCGCGGCGGGAGTTAGCTCAAAGCTGCCCAGACCAAATTTGAGGGTGCTGAAGCTGGCCACGTTCCGGCCGGTGCCGTCCTGCACCCGACCCTGGGCCGCCACGCTCCGGCCGCTCTTGTCGGTTATCTTGAAACCCACGCGGCTAGTCAGGCCCTGTACCAGGTTGCCGCCCTCGGGGAAAAACTGCACGTCGTAGCTCGCCGAGTCCTGGCTGGGTACCGCCCCGGAAGCCAGAAAGGTATTGACGATGGTGACGGAGCTGTGGAAGTAGAAGTCGGGGCTGAAATTTTTCATCCAGTTGGTGTAGGCCCGCACCGTGTAGGTGCCCGAGGGTAGGGTGCCCGGCAGTTGAAAGGAGCCCTGCCCGGTAGCCTGCTGCAGAGCCACTTTGCCTTGCAGCACCGGCTGCCGGCTTTCGTCGAGCACCTCCACGTAGGCCACCGTGCTCATGGGCAAGGGCCGCTGCCGGGTGCCATCCACGGCGTACACCTTAAACCACATGGTTTCGCCGGTCAGGTACAGGTGCCGGTCCAGGTGCAAAAACAGCTTTTCGGTCAGGTGCTGGGCCCGGTACCGCGCCAGTGGCCCGGTAATGCCCGGCAACGAGTCCGTTTGGGCTGCCGCGGGCCGGGCCAGGCCCAGCAGCAGGCTGCACAAGCTCAGCAGCACGTAGCGTGATTGTAGCGGCATAAGAATAAGAATACGGTCGAAAGTCATGGGGTAAGGAGCCGCTGATTACCAGAAGGAGGGCTTCACATTGGTGCCGTGCACGCGGCAGTCCACGCACTCGGGTGTGTAGGCGGTGTAGGCGTCCACCCGGCCGTTGTGAATCAGGGGGGCAATGGGAATCCGGTAGCTGGCGTTGCCAAAGAACTCGGCAATGGTGTAGTCGCCGCGGAAAATCCAAAGGGTATCGGGGGCGGTGCAGGCCAGGTAGTTGGTATCCAGGAAGCGCCACTCGTCGGGCAGCTCGGGGCGGCTGATGAAGAGGCGCTTCTCGGTCATCGACGTTACGCCCACAAAACCCAGCACGGGTTCGGTAGCGTCCTGCAGGCAGTGCACGTTGCCCTGCACCTGGCTGGGCAGCGGGTCGAAGGGCGTGCCCAGGGTTTCGGTATTCTTGCGCAGCGTTTCCCAGTACTGGTATTCTTCCTGACTCAGGGCGTACTGGTGGGCCAGAATGCTGTAGCGCAGCCGCAGCTTAATGGAGTTGCGCGGCACCTGGGCCATGGGAAAGCCCCGCACCACGTCCTGGCTGAGACCCGTGGTGCTGTTGATGCGGATAACGCCGCCGGACTGGGTGTCCCAGCAGCTGTAGATATTCTCCTGGCGCGGACTAATGACCTGGTTGGCGTATTGTAGTTCGCTGTTGAAGGCGGAGGTAAAGGCCCAGGTTTCGTCGTATTCCCAGCGGTAAAAACCGGTTTGGCCCGATTCGTCGTGGGTATCCACGTAAATGTCGACGCCGGCGTTATCGGCTTTCCAGCTGAGCTTGTCGATGGGTGGCGTGACTTTGGCCGCCGTCAGCGCAGAAGCGTAAGTGCGGCCCGCGCTGGTTTTGATGGTAAGCCGGTAATTGCGGCCCGGTACCAGCTGCTGGCTGGCCGATACGTAAGTGCCCGGCGCCGTTTCCGTGAGCAGGGCCCGCACGCTGGTAGCGTCTTCAATGGCTACCTGAGCCTTGGTTTCGACCACCGGCGCCGTGTTCTGGTTCAGGTTGGTGGAGCGCGAGAGTTTGATGGTCGTCGGGCCCTGGGTATTGATGAAGCCGTCGACGACCAGAAACTGGGTTTTGCTGCGCGGCACATCGGGCGAGTAGTCCTCAATGCAGCCGCTAAGCAGCCCTAGCAGCAGGGCTACGGCCCCCAGCAAGCCGCCCCGCCGGCTGGTTTGCCCGCGCGCTATTCGCAGAAGAGAAAAAGGAAATATCATCAGGTCGGAGGTTGCTGTTACCAAAAGGAGGGTTTCACGTTGGTGCCGTGCACCCGGCAGTCTACACAATCAGTGGTGCTGCCGGAGAAGGACGTCTTGCCGCGCACGTAGGCAATGGGGGTGCGCTTAATAAAGGAGAAGTAGCCGAAGATTTCGTCTTTGGTTAAAAGAGTGGTGTCGGCCAGATACTGGCAGCCGAGGTAGTTGCTATCCAGAAAAGTCCAGTCGGCGGGCAGCTCATTGTTGTTGACGAAGAGGCGCTTTTCGACCAGGGACGTTGCGCCCACAAAGCCCAGCACGGGCTCGGTGGCGTCCTGCAGGCAATGCACGTTGCCCTGCACCTGGCTCGGCAGCGGGTCGAAAGGGGTACCCAGGGTTTCGGTGTTTTTCTTCAGGGTCTCCCAGTACTTATATTCCTCCTGGCTCAGGGCGTACTGCCGGGCCCGCAGGCTGTAGCGAAACCGCAGCTTGATGGAGTTCCGCGGCACGCGGGTCAGCGGAAAGTCGGTTACCGCATCCTGGGTCAGGCCGGTAGTCGTCCCCACCTGGATGATTTCGGGGTTTTCAGTTCCCCAGCACTCGTAGATGTTGTCTTTGCGCGGCCTGATTTCGCCGTCCACGTATTCCAGCTCGCTATTGTAGGCCGACAAGAAAAACCAGGTTTCGTCGTAAATCCAGCGGTAGTAGCCCGTAGCGCCGGCGGGGTCGTGGGTGTTGACGTAGAGCTGCACGCCGGCGTCGCTGGCTTTCCAGGTAATGGCGTCGATGGGCGGAGTGACCTTAGCGGCCGTAAAGGCCGAGACGTACTGGCGGCCCGCACCGGTTTTGATGGTAAGCCGGTAATTGCGGCCCGGTACCAGCTGCTGGTCGGCCGACACGTAGGTGCCCGGCACGGTTTCTTTCAGCGGAGTGCGGTTGCCGGCCGCGTCTTCGATGCTGACCTGGGCCAGCCTTTCCACCACCGGCCCGCCAGTCTGAGCCAGGTTGGCCGAGCGGGAGAGCTTAATCGTCGTCGGGCCCTGGGTGTTAATAAAGCCGTCGACGACCAGAAACTGCGTCTTGCTGCTCTTCACCTCGGGTGTGTAGTCCTCGATGCAGCCGCTGAGCATCGCCAGCAGCGCACTTGCTTGGAGCAGATAAAGCACCGGTCGTAGCATCGCCAATCGGGTTAAAACTTGATGTTGTAGGTAACCGTCGGGATGGGCTGAGCGAAGATGGACAGCTTGTAGCCCTTGATCTGCCCGTTCACCGACTTGAAATAGATGGAATACGGGTTGTGGCGGCCGGTCAGGTTGTAGACGCCCACCGTCCAGGAGCTGTGGAAAGGCTTGTGCACCTTGTGGTTGCCTTCCAGGTTCATGGCCAAGTCGGCCCGGTAGTAGTCGGGCACGCGGTAGGCGTTGCGCTCCGAGTAATACACCCGCGTGGAGGTCCCGATGTAGTACTTCACCAGGGGCAGGGTAATGGGCCGGCCGGTGCTGTAGGTAAAGTTCAGGGACGTGCTGATGCGGCGACTGAAGCGGTAGTTGCTAATCAGGGTCACGTCGTGGGGCTTGTCGAAGTTGCTGGGGTAAAAATTGCCGCCGTTAATCATGTCGGAAGTCGTGGCAATGTTGACCTGCACCAGGGAGCGGGAGTAAGTGTAGCTCACCCAGCCGTTGATTTTGCCGGTGAGCTTTTTCACCATCACCTCCACGCCATAGGCCTTGCCCTCGGCATTCACGATGTCGGTTTCGATGTGGCGGTTGAGCAGCAGCGTGGCTCCGCTCTTGTAGTCCACAAAGTCGTGCATGGACTTGTAGTAAGTCTCCACCGACGTCTCAATCGTGTTGCTCTTGAAATTGCGGTAGAAGCCGATGGAGTACTGGTCGCCCACCTGGGGCCGGATGTTGGAGTCGCTGAGCTTCCAGATGTCGGTCGGCGACATCGAGGCCGTGTTCGAGAGCATGTGGATGTACTGCCGGGTGCGGTTGTAGCTGGCCTTCACCGAGGAGTTGTCCGACAGGGCAAAGCGGGCGGAGAGCCGGTACTCGGGGCCGTGGTAGGTGGCCAGTACCTGGTTTTTGGCGTATGTCACCGTGTCCCGAATCGTGCTTTCCGACTTCGACAGGCCCGGGGCGTACTGGTACACCTGCCGCGGCCCCAGGGCGTTGAAGAAGGAGTAGCGCAGCCCCACCGACACCGACAGGCGGGAGCTCAAATCAATGCGGTCCGATACGTAAAGGGCGCTTTCCAGGGCCCGCTCGTCGTCCAGCAGCTTGGGCACCACCAGCGACTCGGCGCCCTCCGGCCGGAGGCTGCCTGGGGCCACGTTGTAGAGCAGAGTGCTGGCCCCGAAGTCGATGGTGTGACGGGTGTTGGGGAAAAAGCTGAAGTCGGCCTGGGCAGTGCCCTGATTGATGCGGTAGCGCAGCTGCGAGGCCGTGCTCGGGTTCAGCTCACTGGTCACGTCGTAGCCGTAGTGCGAGTAGCTGCCGCTGAGCACACCGTAGAGCTTGTTGCTGAAGTTGTGCCGCCATTTCAGGCTGCCGCTGCGGTTCACGTAGCGGTAGGCCGTGTCGGAGGCCAGCTGAAACCGGTCGTTGCTAAGGTAGCCGGTGGCGTAAATCGTGTTGTTCTCGTTGATTTCGTGGCTGATGTGGGCACTCACGTCGTAGAAGCCCGCCGAGCTTTGCTTGAAACTCTCACTGGGCAGCAGGTGCAGAATCCAGTCGGAATAGCTGCTGCGGCCACTGATGATAAACGAGCTTTTGTCCTTGATGATGGGCCCTTCCAGGGTAAGGCGGCTGGTGAGCGGCCCAATGCCGGCCGAGCCCGAGAGTTTCTTCTTGTTGCCGTCGCGGGTGGTAATGTCGAGCACCGAGGACAGGCGGCCGCCGTACTTGGCCGGAATGGCGCTTTTGTAGAGCTCCACGCTCTTGATAATATCGGGGTTGAAGGCCGAAAAGAAGCCGAACAGGTGGCTGGGATTATACACCGTGGCGTTGTTGAACAGAATCAGGTTCTGGTCGGCCGAGCCCCCGCGCACGTTCAGCCCGGTGCTGCCCTCGCCCACCGATTTCACCCCGGGCAAGGTCAGCACCACCCGCAGAATATCGGTTTCGCCAAAGGCCGTGGGTACCTGCTTCATCGTGCGGATATCGAGCTTTTCCAGGCCCATCTGCATTCCCGACACGTTCTTGTCCTTCTCGCCCTCGATGACGACTTCTTTGAGGGTCGTAATATCTTCCTCCACCTCAATTTCAAGGCTGCCATTGGCCCGCAGCTGCACCTGGCGGCGGGTGTTCTTGATGCCGATGCCGCGTACCCGCAACTCGTGGCGGCCGGTGGGCAGGGTCAAGGAGAAAAAGCCGAACTGGTCGGTGCTGGTCCCAATCTTGGAAGCCTCGCTGTAAATGGTGGCCCCAATCACCGGCTCCCCCGATTTCAGCTCCCGGATGTGTCCCGCCAGCGTAGCTTTGCCGCCGGCCGCTTCCCCCCGCCCGATTTCGTACACCTTCAGCTCCGATACGCTGCCCCGGGTCTTGGCCGGCGCCGCGCCCGGCACGGACTCCGCCGCCGTGGGCGCCGCCGTAACGAGTACGAAGCTGCGGGGCTCAAAAAACGCGTCGGGCAGGGAAAGCGGCAGTGCCGCCCCCACCGTAACGTAGACGTGGTTGAGCGAGTCGAGGGCGAAGTGCAGGCGGGTGTGCTGCCCGACCAGCGCCAATACGTCCTTTAGGGGCTGGTTTTGTACCTGCAGGGTTATTTTCACGCTGTCGAGGGCGGCCGGGTCGAAGAAGAACCGGGCCGGGGTCTGGGCCTCCACGGCCCGGGCAAACTCCTCGAAGGACAGGGCGCTGAAGGTGCCGCTCACCATCGGCCCGGGCGCCTGCTGGGCCACTGCGGGCCCCGCCAGCACTACGCAAACCAGTAAGAGCCATAGTCGGGTAAAATGTATCATTCAGTCTGGTAAAAACCTGATTTATAACGGGTAAGTAAGGCTAGTGGCCGGCCGCTGGGGCAGTGGGCGGGCCCAGACTGAGGCCGTAGCCCAGGAGCTGCAGCAGGTCGGTTTCCCGGGTTTCGGGCTTAAACTTCAGCCCCTGCGTCTGGGCGTATTTCTGCAAAGCCTTTTTCTGGGGCTCAAATAGGCGCACCACCGAGGCCTTGCCGCTGAGCGGATAATAAGCCGAGCCCAACTGCAGGAAATACCGGTCGGCCACGCTGAAATAGGCAATCAGCGTCTGGCTGACGGCCTGTTCCTGCAGCCGTTTGATGCGTTTGACCAGAAACCGCACGTTGCTCGTATCCAGCATCACGTCGTAAAAGCCCGGGCTCAGTGGCTGGCCAGCCACTTGCTCGGTATTGAGCCGCACGAAGGAGTGGCCCTGCAGCGAAAACGCCTGCACCTTCTCCCCGACGAGCTTCAGGGCAAAAGGAGTGTTGGGCTTGCGCACAATCAGCTGGTCGAAGCGCAGGTCGTACTGCACCGGCACGGCCGCGAATTGGTAGCCATTGTAGGTCACTGTACTCGGCTGCTGCTCGGGGTTGCCGAAAAACTGGTTACCCTGTACCGCAGCATAGGAGCGGGTATAATCCACGTACTCGGCGCCGGTCAGGGGCCGGAGCTGCCCACTCACGGCCTCGTAGCGCTGCTGGGCCTGGGTCACGGCGGTGGCCAGAAAAGCCGTGTCGGCAGCGGCCGTCGTTTGGGCCCGGCCGGCCGCGGCGGGCAGTAGCAGGACCAGCAATATGACGTAACGGAAAGTAACGATTGACATACGCTTAAACTTACTGCTCTATAATTTGGGCAAGGTAATCAGGAATTTATACAGTTCTTCGGATACTCCGGCCCGCTAACACTTGACCACCAGGAAGCGTACTGGGGTTGCATGCGCTACATTTCCCTCGACCTTGAGACCACCGGTGGTACGCCCGGCCGCCACCAGATTCTGGAGCTGGCCGCTGTTGTAGAAGACACCAAACACCTGCGGCCGTTGCCTGAGCTGCCCGCTTTTCGGCGGGTGGTGCGCCACCCCGACTACACCGGCACGGCTGGCGCCCTGGCCCTGAATGCTCGCCTGCTGGAGGAACTGGCCCGCAAAGAGCCCAACCCCGAGCTCTGCCTGCCCGAGGAGCTGGTACCTCAGCTGCGCGAGTTTCTGCTGCTCCACGGCTTCCGGCCCGACAAGAAAGACTGCCTGGCCGTAACGCTGGCGGGTAAGAATATCGGCTCCTTCGACGTGCCGTTTCTGCGCCTGCTGCCGGGTTGGGGCACGCTGGTACGCCACGAGCCCGCCCTGCTCGACCCGGCCGCGTTTTACCTGAACTGGCGCAAAGACACCCGCCTGCCCACAATGAGCATCTGCAAGGCCCGCGCCCGGTTCGCCGACGATACCGTGGCCCACCAAGCCCTGGCCGACGCCCTGGACGTGGTGCAGTTACTGCGGCCATTTTACGAGCTACCGGTGTATCAGCAGGTGAAAACGGCGGAAGAGTAGGGTTTTCGCCGGGTTTGGCTTACGGCCGTGTCCAAGGCGCCAGGCTCTGCGGCTTGGGAAGGGCCTAAACGCAAAAACACCCGCCGGGTCTCGGCGGGTGTTTTCGGTAGTGGCGCTCCCTCCTGGGCTCGAACCAGGGACCCTCTGATTAACAGTCAGATGCTCTAACCGGCTGAGCTAAGGAAGCGGTTATGGCGACGTTTATCTGTCGTTGCGGGTGCAATATTAGTGCACCAGGAGAGTTTCTGCAAGCATTGCCCTAAAAATAATTGTAAAAAAATCTCTAGTTTGTGATTGTCAGGATGTTGCCGGAGAGCGAAGTTGAGTAGCGGCGCAGGGCCAAGCTGGCCGGACCGCCCTGGGGCTGGCCCTGAAAGTTGAACTGGGACTTGCAGCAGGGGTCGAACAGCTGCACAAACGGCGAAATCTTGACCCGGGCGCAGGTATCGGTCGGGTTGTAGGTGCAGGTCCGCTCGAAGGCCAAATACGTGCTGGCATTTTGCCGCACCACAATCAGCCCGTTCACGCCGCCTTTATGATATACGGCCCCGTTGTCGAAGCGCAGGGCGCTGTTTTCCTGGTTAGTCAGGTACAGCACCTCACTAAAGGCCACAATCGGAATCTGGGGCTGCACGTTGGTGCTGGAGCCGCAGCCCCAGAGCAGCGCCTGGCTGGCCAGGGCCAATCCGACAATGTAAAGGCGGGCAGAAGACAACAACGACATAGAATTCGGGTTTACGGGCGTCGCCCCGGTGGGCAATGCCTCCATAAGTGCATTGCCCACCGGGGCGACAACAGAAGCAGCCTTAGAACTGGCTGCCGGCTTTTCTTGTTCCGGGCGGCTGTGCCTTAGCTAAACAATCAATGAGCCCGGTTTATTGTACGCCTTCGAACTGACGCAGGAAGCGCATATCGTTTTCGGTGAACAAGCGCAGATCCTTAATCTGGTATTTGAGCATCGTAATCCGCTCGATGCCCATACCCCAGGCGTAGCCCGAGTATTTCTCGGCGTCGATGCCCGACTGCTCCAGCACGTTGGGGTCTACCATGCCGCAGCCCCCGATTTCGACCCAACCGGTTTGCTTGCAGATGTTGCAGCCCGCGCCCTTGCAGATCAGGCAGGTAATGTCAATTTCGGCGCTGGGCTCGGTGAAGGGGAAGAAGGACGGGCGGAAGCGGATGTTGATATCCTGGCCGAACATTTCCTGCACGAAGTAATATACCGTCTGCTTCAGGTCGGCAAAGCTCACGCCCTCGTCAATGAAGATGCCTTCCACCTGGTGGAACATCATGTGGGCCCGGGCCGAAATGGCCTCGTTGCGGTACACGCGGCCCGGCATGATGCTGCGGATGGGCGGCTTCTGGCTTTCCATCACCCGCACCTGCACCGTACTAGTATGAGTGCGCAGCAGGGCGTCGTGGGTTGGGTCGGCGGGGTTGCGGGTCACGAAGAACGTGTCCTGCATGTCGCGGGCCGGGTGGTTTTCGGGGAAGTTAAGGGCCGTGAAGTTGTGCCAGTCGTCCTCGATTTCGGGCCCTTCGGCCACGTTGAAGCCGATGCGGGAGAAGATGCGCACCATTTCCTCGCGCACCAGGCTCAGCGGGTGGCGCGTGCCCAGGGCGTTGGGCACCACGGGCAGGGTATAGTCAAACGTGGGGTCGGCGGGCGTGTTCTGGGCGGCGGCTTCGAGCTCCTGCTGGCGCTGGGTGAACTTGTCGAGGGCCAGCTGCTTGAGCTGGTTCAGCTCCTGGCCCACGGCCCGGCGCTGCTCCTGGGGCACGGTTTTGAGAAGGTCGAACAAATCGGCCAGCTGCCCCTTCCGCCCGGTGAAGGCAATGCGGAACTGCTCCAGCTGGTCGGGAGCGGAGAGGTCGTACGCTTCAATTTCGGCGCGGAGGCGGTTGATTTGGTCCTGCATAGTTCGGCAAAGGTAGCGGTCTTGAATTTCAGGACATAAACCAGGGCAAATTCGGCCTTCGAAAAAGTTGGTACGATTGCTGCAAAATGCCTTTCCACAAGCGGCACAGAAGACTGAACGCGGGGCGCCACCCGTTCGAACTTGCTCGCCGACGGCTCCGCGCCAAGTCTGTATTTCCCTCCTTTCGTCTTCTCTGAAATTATGAACCGTTTCCTGTCTGCCGCCTTCTTCTGTGTAGTTCTGAGCGCCGCCTCGGCCCAGGCCCAAACCAAAAATACCTCGGCTGCCGCGGCTACCGACTGGGCCCAGCCCGAACTCGACCCCTGGACGATGAACACGCCCAAGGCCGCCGAAAAAGCCGCTCAGCCTACCGCCGCCACCGATGAGCCCGCTACTTATAATACGGGTTGGAGCAGCGCCCCCGGCATCAGCCTGAGCCTGCACGACAAGCCCAGCACCGACTGGTGGGGCCGTCCGCTCAAGAAAAAAGCGAAGAGCAACCTGACCACGGCCCCCGTAGCCCAGGCCGCTACCGCCGACGAAGCCAGCGACGACCCGATGATGCACTCCTCCGGCGTGATGATTGCGCCCGGCATGAACACGGCTCCCTACCGGGGCACCAGCACCGACTACTGGGGCCGCCCCGTTCGTAAGGCTCAGCGCCAGGACGCCAAAGTAGCCGCCAAAATTGCCAAGTCCTCGACCGTTGCTACTACGGCTTCGTCGGGACTGTAAAAGTTAGCCGGCCTTAGATGGCCTAAGTTCGCGGGGGTACCGTATTAGGAAACAGGAGTGTATGTCTCACTTTATCCTGTTTTTCTGATGCGGTACCCTCGACTCTTTTCCGGGCTGTTGAGCCTGGCCCTTCTGCTGAGCGTAGCTAGTGCGCAAGCCCAAACCAAACGCGCCAGCGGCTACCACAAAAAGGCCTCGCCGGCCCGCTCCCGAACCGTAGCCCGGGTGTCGAATACGCGGCGCTACTCGGATGAGGACCGGCAGCGGCTGGCCCCGGGCATGCGCATCAACATGCCCACGCCCCCGAGCACCGATTACATGGGCCGGCCCATCAAGAAGAAAGTAGCCAAGCCCGCTTCCACGAGTTCCACCATTTCGTCGGAGAAATAGGCCCCGGTGCGCCGGCCGTAGCAAGAAAAATATCGGGCTAAGTCCAATACTTCGGGTTGGAGTAGATATTTTTGTGCTTTCAGGCACAAATCCTACAGTTTCTGCGTAGTAGGGGAGAGCAACTTTTCTACTACCACTCGTTTTTTCGCTATGCTACGTCCCGTTTTTTCGTGCCTTTTGTTGGTTGCCGTGTTGAGCACCTCAAACGCACTAGCCCAGCAAAGCCGCTCGAAATCGGCTAAGAAGCCCGCCGCCGACACCTGGGGTGCCGAGGCTGCTCCTGCCGCCCCGGCTGCGGCACCCGCCGCTGCTCCCGCCGCCGACCCGGCCGCAACCAGTGGGTTTGCTGCTCCCGCCGCCGGCGTAGAGGCCAACCCGCAGTCCAATGGCTTCGCCATTGCGCCCGGCTTTACCGCTGCTCCCTCGCACCGCGTGCGGATGGACTACCGGGGCCGGCCCCTGGCGCCCTACATCAAGCGCAACGTAAGCACGAACACCTCGACGACGGCCCCGGCCCCGATGGTAGAAGCTACGGCTCCCGCCGCTCCGGCCGTAACCACGACCGAAGTAGCCGCTCCCGTAGCGGCCCCCGCCGCGAAGTCGGCTACGGCTACCAAGTCGGCTGCTACTTCGACCTCCACCTCGACTACGAAGAAAGTAACCGCCGCTGGCGCTGCTCCGGCTGCCGCCGCGGCCCCGGCTCCGAAGAAAGCTCCCGCCAAGAAGGCTCCTGCCAAGAACGACGGCTGGGGTTCTTCCTCCGGCAGCGGCTGGTAAGCCTCGCAGTTTGCTGCAAACCGCATAAGAAAGCCCCGCCGGTTATCCGGCGGGGCTTTTTTTGTGACCTTACTGCCTGAAGCAGCCGCTTACTCGGCGGAGTCGGCGGTGGCGAGGGTGCCGGCGGCCACTTCGGCCTGGGCCCGGTAGAAGAGCGTGCTGCTGTTGTCGGGGCGCAGGTACTCGCGGGCGGCGGCGCGCAGGTCTTCGGCCGTAACGGCCTGCACCTTGGCGCTTTCCTGGTTGACCAGGTCGGCGTCGCCGAGCAGTTTGAAGTAGGCCAGGGCCATGGCGCGGTTCAGCAGCTCGATTTCCTCGAACACGATGCTGGCCTCGGCCTGGTTTTTCACCTTTTCCAGCTCCTGATCCGCCACCAGCTCCTCGCGCAGCTCGGCCACCACGGCTTCCACGGCCGCATCGGCCGCTTCGATGGCCACGCCGCTGTTGAGACGGCCGCTAATGACGAGCAGACCGGGCTCCAGGGAGCCGCTGCAGGAGGCCGAAATCGAATTGAACAGCTGCTGGTCCTTCACCAGGCGCTGGTAGAGGCGGGCCGACTTGCCCCGGCCCAGCACGTCGCTCAACAGGTCCACGGTGTGGTAGTCGGCGGCGGCGCGGCCGGGCATGTGGTACACCTTATAGTAGGCCGTGGCCGGCACGTCGGCCACTACGTCGAGGTGGCGGGGGGCCGTCTGGCGCGGCTCGGCCGGCAGCTGCCGCTCGTAGCGGGTGCCGCCGGGAATGGGGCCAAACCACTTCTCGGCCAGGCGCTGGGCCTCGGCTACCGTGACGGCCCCGGCTATTACCAGAATGGCGTTGGCGGGGGAGTAGTGCTTGGCGAAGAAAGCCCGCACGTCGTCCATCACCGCGTTTTCGATGTGGCCGACTTCCTTGCCGATGGTGGGCCACTGGTAGGGGTGCACCTGGTAGGCCAGGGGGCGCAGCTTGAGCCAAACGTCGCCGTAGGGCTGGTTGAGGTAGTTCTGCTTAAACTCCTCGACCACCACCTTGCGCTGCACTTCCAGGCCGTTCTCCGAGAAGGCCAGGCCCAGCATCCGGTCCGACTCCAGCCAGAAGCCGGTTTCAA includes the following:
- a CDS encoding MG2 domain-containing protein, producing MPLQSRYVLLSLCSLLLGLARPAAAQTDSLPGITGPLARYRAQHLTEKLFLHLDRHLYLTGETMWFKVYAVDGTRQRPLPMSTVAYVEVLDESRQPVLQGKVALQQATGQGSFQLPGTLPSGTYTVRAYTNWMKNFSPDFYFHSSVTIVNTFLASGAVPSQDSASYDVQFFPEGGNLVQGLTSRVGFKITDKSGRSVAAQGRVQDGTGRNVASFSTLKFGLGSFELTPAAAGNAYTATVVLPNKRVLTRRLPAVQEQGYVLRLDASSPDQLSVVVQARGGAGNGPVYLLAHARQQLAFSAGAPLTGGQAVFRLSRGTLPAGITHFTVFNAQSQPVAERLYFQAPEALTIQASADKPRYGTREKVSLQVATAAGSRPMPASLSMAVYRLDSLTAATPAGINGYLWLAADLKGVIENPDYYFAPGPEVALAADNLMLTQGWSRFRWDEVQTGHPPVLEFAPELNGQLVRGRILRNGSNQPAPGILAYLASPSRIVQLQAARSGPDGGVVFEVPSLTGLHDVVLQTNTQQDSTYHFELLDPYSARFAALPRRPFAAPVQRRAEFAQRHQQAQIQATYFRKFNSLYATRATDSTAFYGKADEQYRLDDFTRFKVMEEVLREYVPGVTVRLRKDGFHFIVTDRQRGVLLEESPLVLLDGVPVFNANRIMALDPLKVQKLEVVDSRFFQGPALYNGIVSFTTYGGDLAGFQPDAKALLQEYEGVQRQREFYAPRYDTPQARQSRLPDQRHLLYWNPAVTTTGGGSTPLEFYTGDQPGRYRVVVQGLSGAGQAGSQTITLEVKPAL
- a CDS encoding DUF4249 domain-containing protein, coding for MIFPFSLLRIARGQTSRRGGLLGAVALLLGLLSGCIEDYSPDVPRSKTQFLVVDGFINTQGPTTIKLSRSTNLNQNTAPVVETKAQVAIEDATSVRALLTETAPGTYVSASQQLVPGRNYRLTIKTSAGRTYASALTAAKVTPPIDKLSWKADNAGVDIYVDTHDESGQTGFYRWEYDETWAFTSAFNSELQYANQVISPRQENIYSCWDTQSGGVIRINSTTGLSQDVVRGFPMAQVPRNSIKLRLRYSILAHQYALSQEEYQYWETLRKNTETLGTPFDPLPSQVQGNVHCLQDATEPVLGFVGVTSMTEKRLFISRPELPDEWRFLDTNYLACTAPDTLWIFRGDYTIAEFFGNASYRIPIAPLIHNGRVDAYTAYTPECVDCRVHGTNVKPSFW
- a CDS encoding DUF4249 domain-containing protein, whose protein sequence is MLRPVLYLLQASALLAMLSGCIEDYTPEVKSSKTQFLVVDGFINTQGPTTIKLSRSANLAQTGGPVVERLAQVSIEDAAGNRTPLKETVPGTYVSADQQLVPGRNYRLTIKTGAGRQYVSAFTAAKVTPPIDAITWKASDAGVQLYVNTHDPAGATGYYRWIYDETWFFLSAYNSELEYVDGEIRPRKDNIYECWGTENPEIIQVGTTTGLTQDAVTDFPLTRVPRNSIKLRFRYSLRARQYALSQEEYKYWETLKKNTETLGTPFDPLPSQVQGNVHCLQDATEPVLGFVGATSLVEKRLFVNNNELPADWTFLDSNYLGCQYLADTTLLTKDEIFGYFSFIKRTPIAYVRGKTSFSGSTTDCVDCRVHGTNVKPSFW